One segment of Zhihengliuella halotolerans DNA contains the following:
- a CDS encoding L-rhamnose mutarotase, with protein MGEDTTAGVADLVQLGEDVTSTRAAFLLHVKPERLAEYVEAHQRVWPEMLEALSRHGWRNYTLFLREEDGLVVGYFEADDVDAAQAAMGADPVNATWQAEMAQYFVEGSVQEALLPYFRLA; from the coding sequence ATGGGTGAGGACACCACCGCAGGCGTCGCCGATCTCGTTCAGTTGGGCGAGGACGTGACGTCCACGCGCGCCGCCTTCCTGCTGCACGTCAAACCCGAGCGCCTCGCCGAGTACGTCGAAGCCCACCAGCGCGTCTGGCCGGAGATGCTCGAAGCCCTCAGCCGTCACGGCTGGCGCAACTACACGCTCTTCCTGCGCGAGGAGGACGGCCTGGTAGTCGGCTACTTCGAGGCTGACGACGTCGACGCAGCGCAGGCAGCCATGGGCGCCGACCCCGTCAACGCCACCTGGCAAGCCGAAATGGCCCAGTACTTCGTCGAGGGCAGCGTCCAGGAGGCGCTCCTGCCCTACTTCCGCCTCGCCTGA
- a CDS encoding HtaA domain-containing protein, whose protein sequence is MPETPGPTQPHGLVWGIRKSFVEYVGSLDDGTITARSGALTTDDGAFSFAAGEVDLSPDLSTGKMSFTGDVILSGHEGMMHVRLLDPAIELVGSHTVLSVAADTVEGTAPEQARIVIARMYSGGFADQGDTLQWRVNTVLLTDEGAALFGKQYPSGQMMDEIVAHIPKPAA, encoded by the coding sequence ATGCCGGAGACACCAGGACCCACGCAGCCCCACGGCTTGGTTTGGGGCATCAGGAAGAGTTTCGTCGAGTACGTCGGTTCGCTCGACGACGGGACCATCACGGCGCGCAGCGGCGCCCTGACCACCGACGACGGCGCCTTCTCGTTCGCCGCGGGCGAGGTCGACCTCTCGCCGGACCTGTCGACCGGGAAAATGTCCTTCACCGGCGACGTGATCCTCTCGGGTCATGAGGGCATGATGCACGTGCGACTGCTCGATCCGGCGATCGAGTTGGTCGGCAGCCACACGGTGCTCTCGGTCGCTGCGGACACCGTCGAGGGCACGGCACCCGAGCAGGCGCGCATCGTCATCGCGCGCATGTACTCCGGCGGCTTCGCCGATCAGGGCGACACTCTCCAGTGGCGGGTCAACACGGTACTGCTCACCGACGAAGGCGCCGCCCTCTTCGGCAAGCAGTACCCGAGCGGCCAGATGATGGACGAGATCGTCGCCCACATCCCCAAGCCGGCGGCCTGA
- a CDS encoding LutB/LldF family L-lactate oxidation iron-sulfur protein, producing MSSTFVGMPTLPSQRGHGNLHAEEPFPQAATRELGNSQLRANLRHATHTIRDKRLNVVGELPDWEDLRQAGSDTKDAVMADLPAKLDEFEKNFTARGGVVHWARDAEEANRIVTDLVRATGSEEIVKVKSMATQEIGLNEHLEEQGIAAFETDLAELIVQLGHDKPSHILVPAIHKNRTEVRDIFLNEMPEVDPDLTDNPAELAMAARAHLRQKFLSAKVAISGANFALADTGTLGVVESEGNGRMCLTLPETLITVMGIEKVLPSAQDLEVFMQLLPRSSTGERMNPYTSLWTGVTEGDGPQNVHIVLLDNGRTNALADKYGRTALNCIRCSACMNVCPVYERTGGHAYGSTYPGPIGAILSPLMTGIEAEDNGSLPYASSLCGACYDACPVKINIPDILVHLRGEDVKAQHAASRVPTEMDLLMKGAEIALSSGKVLNLMEKALPLGRLAAGRDKKIKKLPGKLAGAWTSSRDIPAPPAQSFRDWWKKEGRS from the coding sequence ATGAGTTCCACCTTTGTCGGCATGCCGACCCTGCCGAGCCAGCGCGGACACGGGAACCTGCACGCCGAGGAGCCGTTCCCGCAGGCCGCGACGCGCGAGCTCGGAAACAGCCAGCTGCGCGCCAACCTGCGCCACGCGACCCACACCATCCGCGACAAGCGGCTCAACGTCGTCGGCGAGCTGCCGGATTGGGAGGACCTGCGCCAGGCCGGGTCGGACACCAAGGACGCCGTCATGGCGGACCTGCCGGCCAAGCTGGACGAGTTCGAGAAGAACTTCACCGCCCGCGGCGGCGTCGTCCACTGGGCGCGCGATGCGGAGGAGGCCAACCGGATCGTCACGGATCTGGTGCGCGCAACGGGCTCGGAGGAGATCGTCAAGGTCAAGTCGATGGCCACCCAGGAGATCGGCCTCAACGAGCACCTCGAGGAGCAGGGCATCGCCGCCTTCGAGACGGATCTGGCGGAGCTGATCGTCCAGCTGGGGCACGACAAGCCGAGCCACATCTTGGTTCCCGCAATCCACAAGAACCGCACCGAGGTGCGCGATATCTTCCTCAACGAGATGCCCGAGGTAGACCCTGACCTGACAGACAACCCCGCCGAGCTGGCGATGGCGGCCCGCGCCCACCTCCGCCAGAAGTTCCTCAGCGCGAAGGTCGCGATCTCCGGGGCGAACTTCGCGCTGGCAGACACCGGAACACTCGGCGTCGTCGAGTCCGAGGGCAATGGGCGCATGTGCCTGACGCTGCCGGAAACCCTCATCACGGTCATGGGCATCGAGAAGGTGCTGCCGAGCGCGCAGGACCTCGAGGTGTTCATGCAGCTACTCCCCCGCTCCTCGACGGGTGAGCGCATGAACCCCTACACCTCCCTCTGGACCGGCGTTACCGAGGGCGACGGCCCGCAGAACGTGCACATCGTCCTGCTCGACAACGGCCGCACCAACGCGCTGGCCGACAAGTACGGCCGCACCGCGCTGAACTGCATCCGCTGCTCCGCCTGTATGAACGTGTGCCCGGTGTACGAGCGGACGGGCGGCCACGCCTACGGCTCGACCTACCCGGGTCCGATCGGCGCGATCCTCTCCCCGCTCATGACGGGCATCGAGGCCGAGGACAACGGCTCGCTGCCCTACGCCTCGAGCCTCTGCGGCGCCTGCTACGACGCCTGCCCGGTGAAGATCAACATCCCGGACATCCTCGTGCACCTGCGCGGCGAGGACGTGAAGGCCCAGCACGCCGCAAGTCGCGTGCCGACCGAGATGGACCTGCTCATGAAGGGCGCCGAAATCGCCCTCTCCTCCGGAAAGGTCCTGAACCTGATGGAGAAGGCCCTGCCGCTCGGGCGCCTCGCGGCCGGACGCGACAAGAAGATCAAGAAACTGCCGGGCAAGCTCGCGGGGGCCTGGACTTCTTCACGCGATATTCCCGCCCCGCCGGCCCAGTCGTTCCGCGACTGGTGGAAGAAGGAGGGACGCTCATGA
- a CDS encoding MFS transporter yields the protein MSTKPKVTGWKATIAVAMSNYIEAGSIIALATSLAFWQEYFGFSNLVIGLVAAISANAFGAAIGALLGGWAGDRFGRKFIYTYDLVVYMAGTLLVVFATHPAMLLTGVVLTGIAVGAGVPVAWTYIAEEAPAADRAKHVGSAQLAWSLGPALVFLFATLVVPLGLLGSRIIFAHLFLVALVTWWVRRGLGESDTWKKSNAERLASEASTGIKRRNYRELLLNKGNVKALLFLTGVYALWNLVAGQMGIFMPRVYESAGVESATSQNLLQVLLWTCTVAATYFGFMKYGDRVDRRKLYLLGAILGIAAWVLLVFANITMPMLILFAVLWGVAAGIGAQAFYALWAAEMFATKYRASAQGLLFFVARILVGVLSYWFPTMLAEQGVAFVGVIMIALLVAAMIIGWIGAPNTSGRTLQDIETERYGAAPGDRLDGESNSKATAGIK from the coding sequence ATGTCCACCAAACCCAAGGTCACCGGCTGGAAGGCGACCATCGCCGTCGCCATGTCCAACTACATCGAAGCCGGCTCGATCATCGCCCTGGCCACCTCGCTGGCGTTCTGGCAGGAGTACTTCGGCTTCTCCAACCTGGTGATCGGGCTGGTCGCCGCGATCAGCGCCAACGCGTTCGGCGCCGCGATCGGCGCGCTGCTCGGCGGCTGGGCCGGCGACCGGTTCGGCCGCAAGTTCATCTACACCTACGACCTCGTCGTCTACATGGCGGGCACACTGCTGGTCGTGTTCGCGACGCATCCGGCGATGCTGCTGACCGGCGTCGTGCTGACCGGCATCGCCGTCGGCGCCGGCGTGCCCGTGGCCTGGACTTACATCGCCGAGGAGGCGCCAGCCGCCGATCGCGCCAAGCACGTGGGCTCGGCCCAGCTCGCCTGGTCCCTCGGGCCGGCGCTCGTCTTCCTCTTCGCCACACTCGTGGTGCCGCTGGGCCTGCTGGGCTCGCGCATCATCTTCGCGCATCTCTTCCTTGTCGCTCTGGTGACGTGGTGGGTCCGCCGCGGCCTCGGCGAGTCCGACACCTGGAAGAAGTCGAACGCGGAGCGCCTCGCTTCCGAGGCCTCGACCGGCATCAAGCGCCGGAACTACCGCGAGCTGCTGCTGAACAAGGGCAACGTCAAGGCCCTGCTGTTCCTCACGGGCGTCTACGCGCTGTGGAACCTGGTCGCCGGCCAGATGGGCATCTTCATGCCGCGCGTCTACGAGTCCGCGGGCGTCGAGTCGGCGACGAGCCAGAACCTGCTCCAGGTCCTGCTCTGGACGTGCACGGTGGCCGCCACCTACTTCGGCTTCATGAAGTACGGCGACCGGGTCGACCGCCGCAAGCTCTACCTGCTGGGCGCGATCCTCGGCATCGCCGCCTGGGTCCTGCTGGTCTTCGCGAACATCACGATGCCGATGCTCATCCTCTTCGCCGTCCTGTGGGGCGTCGCCGCCGGCATCGGCGCCCAGGCGTTCTACGCCTTGTGGGCCGCCGAGATGTTCGCGACCAAGTACCGCGCCAGCGCCCAGGGCCTGCTCTTCTTCGTCGCCCGCATCCTAGTCGGCGTGCTCAGCTACTGGTTCCCGACGATGCTGGCCGAACAGGGCGTCGCCTTCGTCGGCGTCATCATGATCGCCCTCCTCGTCGCGGCCATGATCATCGGCTGGATCGGCGCCCCGAACACCAGCGGCCGCACGCTGCAGGACATCGAGACCGAGCGCTACGGGGCCGCCCCGGGCGATCGCCTCGACGGCGAGAGCAACTCCAAGGCCACCGCCGGCATCAAGTAG
- a CDS encoding LysR family transcriptional regulator produces the protein MLFRQLEYFVALARERHFARAAEVCFVSQPALSEAIRKLERELGVPLVRRGHSFQGLTPEGERVLLWARRILADHDALHDEVAALHAGLTGTLRVGVNPAATSAAAVISAAFCTTHPRVELSLETNLRSADIVDRVQDFELDAGIVYLDEDTADQVRVQTLYRERLVLIASERLLLDAGEPSTWADAANLPLCLLPRGMRGREVLDHALADRGVAVRPQIEADSIVALLAHVMTGRWASVVPEQWLPGLALPQDLRTMPLDGPAIGAHMALISHAAEPASVLARALFEAAGTVDRFRESSD, from the coding sequence ATGTTGTTCCGTCAGCTCGAGTACTTCGTGGCGCTCGCCCGGGAGCGCCACTTCGCGCGTGCGGCCGAGGTCTGCTTCGTCTCTCAACCGGCGCTTTCCGAGGCGATCAGAAAGCTCGAACGCGAACTCGGGGTCCCGCTGGTCAGGCGCGGGCACAGTTTTCAGGGGCTGACGCCCGAGGGCGAACGCGTCCTGCTCTGGGCGCGCCGAATCCTCGCCGACCATGATGCCCTGCACGACGAGGTCGCGGCACTCCACGCCGGTCTGACTGGAACGCTGCGCGTGGGCGTCAACCCGGCGGCTACGAGCGCGGCCGCCGTGATCTCTGCGGCGTTCTGCACAACGCATCCCCGGGTGGAGCTCTCGCTGGAGACCAACCTGCGCTCGGCCGATATCGTCGACCGCGTGCAGGATTTCGAACTCGACGCGGGCATCGTCTATCTCGATGAGGACACGGCGGACCAGGTGCGGGTCCAAACGCTGTACCGGGAGCGCCTGGTCCTCATCGCTTCCGAACGCCTGCTGCTCGACGCGGGGGAGCCGTCCACATGGGCCGACGCGGCGAATCTGCCGTTGTGCCTGTTGCCGAGGGGGATGCGCGGACGCGAGGTCTTGGATCATGCGCTCGCCGATCGCGGCGTCGCCGTCAGGCCGCAGATCGAGGCGGACTCGATCGTCGCATTGCTCGCGCACGTGATGACCGGTCGGTGGGCCAGTGTGGTGCCGGAGCAGTGGCTTCCGGGACTCGCCCTGCCCCAGGACCTGCGCACGATGCCTCTGGACGGTCCGGCCATCGGCGCGCACATGGCGCTTATCTCGCATGCCGCGGAACCGGCTTCCGTCCTGGCCCGCGCCCTGTTCGAGGCAGCAGGCACCGTTGACCGGTTTCGAGAGTCCTCCGACTGA
- a CDS encoding MFS transporter has protein sequence MTLSPTGPTADCRECEAPDSARIPTVEDRLWTAASWPLIAASLTLVALIAFESFAVTTVLPVVARELGGEQWYSFAFAGTLTAGLVATALAGGWADRAGTNRPLLTGASLFAAGLGMCVLAGDMAWFIGGRLLQGFGGGLVSVVIYALIGRHIAEGLRPRFFGLLSAAWLLPAMLGPVVAGAVTELWSWRVLFAAVLVGTAAASALLWLATARHGRAGTPGAAGGRRRTLAWAIAASLAASVLHVGGQQQGLWRLTVPVAAVVVVVAASRLLPRGTLRAAAGTPRLIALRGLVGVSATGCEVYLTLYLQEARGLSPTLAGWSVAVSALTWAAGSWWQGRRVGSRADDAAFIAAGVGLVLAGPAVVLAVVATNAPVGLAVIGWAIAGLGLGTCYPRISSATLQLAGAGAHGRLGAALQLGEGLSSALGLALLGSVLAVASTLTGGLVAVFAVLTLLAATAAVVAVRTLRSTPSAAPDTGA, from the coding sequence ATGACCCTTTCTCCCACGGGACCGACCGCGGACTGCCGCGAGTGCGAGGCCCCCGACAGCGCCCGCATCCCGACAGTCGAGGACCGGTTGTGGACGGCGGCCTCGTGGCCCCTGATCGCGGCATCCCTGACGCTCGTCGCCCTGATCGCGTTCGAGTCCTTCGCGGTCACCACCGTGCTGCCCGTCGTCGCCCGCGAACTGGGAGGCGAGCAGTGGTACTCGTTCGCCTTCGCCGGCACGCTCACCGCCGGGCTCGTGGCGACGGCACTGGCCGGCGGCTGGGCGGACCGCGCGGGCACGAACCGGCCCCTTCTCACCGGCGCGAGCCTCTTCGCGGCCGGCCTGGGGATGTGCGTGCTGGCCGGCGACATGGCCTGGTTCATCGGCGGACGCCTCCTGCAGGGTTTCGGCGGCGGGCTCGTCTCGGTGGTGATCTACGCCCTGATCGGTCGGCATATCGCGGAGGGGCTGCGTCCACGCTTCTTCGGGCTGCTCTCCGCGGCCTGGCTGCTGCCGGCGATGCTGGGGCCCGTCGTCGCCGGCGCCGTCACCGAGCTGTGGTCGTGGCGCGTGCTCTTCGCGGCCGTCCTGGTCGGGACGGCTGCCGCCTCCGCCCTGCTGTGGCTGGCCACGGCGCGCCATGGCCGGGCGGGGACGCCGGGGGCGGCAGGGGGACGACGACGCACGCTCGCCTGGGCGATCGCCGCCTCCCTGGCGGCTTCCGTGCTGCACGTCGGCGGACAACAGCAGGGGCTCTGGCGGCTGACGGTGCCCGTCGCAGCCGTCGTCGTGGTGGTGGCGGCGTCTCGCCTGCTGCCGCGCGGCACCCTGCGGGCCGCCGCAGGAACGCCGCGCCTGATCGCCCTGCGCGGCCTCGTGGGGGTCTCGGCGACCGGGTGCGAGGTCTACCTGACGCTGTACCTGCAGGAGGCGCGCGGCCTGAGCCCGACCCTGGCCGGGTGGTCCGTGGCGGTCAGCGCCCTCACGTGGGCGGCCGGCTCGTGGTGGCAGGGGCGACGGGTGGGAAGCCGGGCTGATGACGCGGCTTTCATCGCCGCCGGAGTCGGCTTGGTGCTGGCCGGTCCCGCCGTGGTCCTCGCCGTCGTCGCAACCAACGCGCCGGTGGGTCTGGCGGTCATCGGGTGGGCAATTGCGGGGCTGGGGCTGGGGACGTGTTATCCCCGGATCAGTTCGGCGACCCTTCAGCTCGCGGGCGCCGGTGCTCACGGGCGACTCGGCGCGGCCCTGCAGCTCGGCGAAGGGCTGAGCTCGGCGCTCGGCCTCGCGCTCCTCGGATCGGTCCTCGCCGTCGCGAGCACTCTGACGGGCGGTCTGGTCGCGGTTTTCGCGGTCCTGACGCTGCTCGCGGCGACGGCCGCCGTCGTCGCGGTGCGCACGCTCCGCTCCACACCTTCGGCCGCACCGGACACGGGCGCGTAG
- a CDS encoding (Fe-S)-binding protein, producing MRIALFATCIVDAMYPSTARATVRILERLGHEVVFPAGQACCGQMHTNSGYFDAARKVAANHITAFESVEYDVAVAPSGSCVASVKHQHPMLAERAGDTDLAERATAVGAKTYELTQLLVDVLGVTDAAEQLGSYFPHTITYHPSCHGMRLLRLGDRQLDLLKTVGGIDVVELPEADACCGFGGTFSMKNAQVSTAMLEDKAENIRSTGAGLCAGGDASCLLHIGGGLSRAGSAAGTLHLAEILASTLEEPAEVPSTTTGATR from the coding sequence ATGAGAATCGCCCTCTTCGCCACGTGCATCGTCGACGCGATGTACCCGTCGACGGCGCGCGCCACCGTCAGGATCCTCGAGCGCCTCGGTCACGAGGTGGTTTTCCCGGCCGGCCAGGCCTGCTGCGGGCAGATGCACACCAACTCCGGCTACTTCGACGCCGCGCGCAAGGTCGCCGCGAACCACATCACGGCGTTCGAGTCCGTCGAGTACGACGTCGCCGTGGCACCCTCGGGCTCCTGCGTCGCCTCGGTCAAGCACCAGCACCCGATGCTCGCCGAGCGCGCCGGCGACACGGACCTCGCCGAGCGGGCCACCGCAGTCGGCGCGAAGACGTACGAGCTCACCCAGCTGCTGGTCGACGTCCTCGGCGTGACCGACGCCGCCGAGCAGCTCGGCAGCTACTTCCCGCACACCATCACCTACCACCCCTCCTGCCACGGCATGCGCCTGCTGCGCCTGGGCGACCGCCAGCTGGATCTACTGAAGACAGTCGGCGGGATCGACGTCGTCGAACTGCCCGAGGCGGACGCTTGCTGCGGCTTCGGCGGCACGTTCTCCATGAAGAACGCGCAGGTCTCCACCGCGATGCTCGAGGACAAGGCGGAGAACATCCGCTCCACCGGTGCCGGGCTCTGCGCCGGCGGCGACGCGTCCTGCCTACTGCACATCGGCGGCGGCCTCTCGCGCGCCGGCTCGGCCGCCGGAACGCTGCACCTGGCCGAGATCCTCGCCTCCACGCTCGAGGAACCGGCCGAAGTCCCCAGCACGACGACGGGGGCCACCCGATGA
- a CDS encoding EamA family transporter, whose amino-acid sequence MKERIAASPLLPILLVLVSILGQQLGASLAGTLFHRVGPQGMVLMRLLFSAVIMIAILRPTLSRLGWTGWRTIIGLGVTMSAMNLMIYEAFDRIPQGVAVTFEALGPLALSVIAGRRWIGLLWAMLAFAGIVLLGRDGFAADGLDPIGVGFALGAAACWAGFILMNREAGRHFPGVAGLALAMCAGTVVAAPFGIATGGTELLDPWVLAIGVGIALLSSAIPYGIETHVLRLLPASTFGMLTCLSPVMAALTAFVVLGQQLGPVDLAAIGCVILACVGAVRTRPAL is encoded by the coding sequence GTGAAAGAGCGCATCGCGGCGTCCCCGCTCCTGCCGATCCTGCTGGTGCTGGTCAGCATCCTCGGCCAGCAACTCGGTGCTTCCCTCGCCGGCACGCTGTTCCACCGGGTCGGCCCCCAGGGCATGGTGCTGATGCGGCTTCTCTTCTCGGCTGTCATCATGATCGCCATTCTGCGCCCTACGCTTTCGCGGCTCGGATGGACCGGCTGGCGGACCATCATCGGGCTCGGGGTCACCATGTCGGCGATGAACCTCATGATTTACGAGGCGTTCGACCGGATCCCGCAGGGGGTCGCCGTGACGTTCGAGGCGCTCGGTCCCCTGGCGCTTTCCGTGATCGCCGGGCGGCGCTGGATCGGCCTGCTCTGGGCGATGCTCGCGTTCGCGGGCATCGTGCTGCTGGGCCGGGACGGATTCGCCGCCGACGGCCTCGACCCGATCGGCGTCGGGTTCGCCTTGGGCGCGGCCGCGTGCTGGGCCGGGTTCATCTTGATGAACCGGGAGGCCGGCCGCCACTTCCCCGGAGTGGCGGGCCTCGCGCTGGCGATGTGCGCGGGAACCGTCGTCGCCGCCCCGTTCGGCATCGCGACCGGCGGCACGGAACTGCTCGACCCCTGGGTCCTCGCGATCGGCGTCGGCATCGCCTTGCTCTCCTCGGCCATCCCCTACGGCATCGAGACCCACGTTCTCCGCTTGCTCCCGGCGTCGACGTTCGGCATGCTCACGTGCCTGTCGCCGGTGATGGCGGCGCTGACCGCGTTCGTGGTGCTCGGCCAGCAGCTGGGACCTGTGGATCTCGCGGCGATCGGTTGTGTCATTCTCGCGTGCGTCGGCGCCGTCCGCACCCGGCCAGCCCTATGA
- a CDS encoding LutC/YkgG family protein, producing MSARDEIMSRIRTALSDAPAAPEVQRTYRRTSELTREQLIEQLVDRLVDYKARVDVVPAAEAAAAIAARLAAASSYVVPAGLDEAWLAAVPAGARRIVDSPEQPTSVADLDAIDAVVTASAVSVSESGTIILDGSAAQGRRAISLVPDTHVCVVAASSIVQLLPEALPRLDISRPQTWISGPSATSDIELERVEGVHGPRNLAVVILADA from the coding sequence ATGAGCGCCCGCGACGAGATCATGAGCCGCATCCGCACCGCGTTGAGCGACGCACCTGCCGCCCCCGAGGTGCAGCGCACCTACCGTCGGACCTCGGAGCTGACCCGCGAGCAGCTGATCGAGCAGCTCGTCGACCGTCTGGTCGACTACAAGGCGAGAGTCGACGTCGTGCCGGCGGCCGAGGCGGCGGCGGCGATCGCGGCGCGACTGGCCGCGGCGTCGTCGTACGTGGTGCCCGCCGGGCTCGACGAGGCGTGGCTGGCCGCGGTGCCGGCCGGCGCGCGACGCATCGTCGATTCACCCGAGCAGCCGACATCGGTCGCGGACCTCGACGCGATCGACGCCGTGGTCACGGCGTCGGCGGTCTCGGTCTCCGAGTCCGGCACGATCATCCTCGACGGATCCGCGGCGCAGGGGCGGCGGGCGATCTCGCTGGTGCCGGACACCCACGTGTGCGTGGTGGCGGCGTCGAGCATCGTGCAACTGCTGCCGGAGGCCCTGCCGCGCCTGGACATCTCCCGCCCGCAGACGTGGATCTCGGGTCCGAGCGCGACGAGCGACATCGAGCTCGAGCGCGTCGAGGGCGTGCACGGCCCGCGCAATCTGGCGGTGGTGATCCTCGCCGACGCGTAG
- a CDS encoding GntR family transcriptional regulator: protein MISVDPASPLGPAEQIRGQLEALIRSGALAADERLPSVRQLAADLRVAAGTVARAYKELEEAGLVRAARAAGTRVNPGHDDGADAFALASDLVRSARGRGLSLAEAQALVAAAWVAGEPR from the coding sequence GTGATCTCCGTCGACCCGGCCTCTCCGCTGGGGCCGGCCGAGCAGATCCGAGGTCAGCTCGAGGCGCTCATCCGCTCCGGCGCGCTCGCCGCCGACGAGCGCCTGCCGAGCGTTCGCCAGCTGGCCGCCGACCTGCGCGTCGCCGCCGGCACCGTCGCCCGCGCCTACAAGGAGTTGGAGGAGGCGGGCCTGGTGCGCGCGGCCCGCGCCGCGGGCACGCGCGTCAACCCCGGGCACGACGACGGCGCGGACGCCTTCGCGCTGGCCTCCGACCTCGTGCGGTCGGCTCGCGGCCGGGGGCTGAGCCTCGCCGAGGCCCAGGCCCTTGTCGCCGCGGCCTGGGTGGCCGGCGAGCCGCGATAG
- a CDS encoding NAD(P)H-binding protein, whose product MRIGIVGAAGGVGRRLARKLTDHGDEVTGFFRRIEQEEVVVASGAKPVRYDLVADGPEVLASALRGHDAVVFAAGAHGTGADQTSLIDGKGVESAIVAADSAMVPRMILISAMPESGRGREISESFEHYLTVKKEADQTLASSGLDWVIVRPGRLTDDDGNGRVRSGLAVPYGQIQRDDVAAFILEILHEPRLTRHIVEVVDGPSTVHEAVDTLVGLYGTPHL is encoded by the coding sequence ATGAGAATCGGGATCGTCGGAGCGGCTGGAGGAGTGGGGCGCCGGCTGGCACGCAAACTTACAGACCACGGTGACGAGGTCACCGGGTTCTTCCGCCGGATCGAGCAGGAGGAAGTCGTCGTCGCTTCCGGCGCGAAACCCGTGCGCTACGACCTCGTCGCCGACGGGCCGGAAGTCCTGGCCAGCGCGCTGCGCGGACACGACGCCGTCGTCTTCGCCGCCGGTGCGCACGGCACGGGCGCGGACCAGACCTCGCTGATCGACGGCAAGGGCGTGGAATCGGCCATTGTCGCCGCCGACTCGGCCATGGTTCCGCGGATGATTCTGATCTCCGCGATGCCGGAGTCGGGCCGCGGCCGCGAGATCTCCGAGTCGTTCGAGCACTACCTGACGGTGAAGAAGGAAGCCGACCAGACACTGGCGAGCTCCGGGCTGGACTGGGTGATCGTCCGGCCGGGTCGGCTCACGGACGACGACGGCAACGGGCGCGTGCGCTCGGGCCTCGCCGTGCCGTACGGTCAGATCCAGCGCGACGACGTAGCCGCCTTCATCCTCGAAATCCTGCACGAACCCCGGCTGACCCGGCACATCGTCGAGGTCGTCGACGGGCCCTCGACCGTGCACGAGGCGGTCGACACTCTCGTCGGGCTGTACGGGACGCCGCACCTGTAG
- a CDS encoding FadR/GntR family transcriptional regulator, whose amino-acid sequence MNNPDKPARAYEAVLDAVEVDLRAGRLKLGDQLPGERALAERHGISRASVRDAIRILDVMGVVRTSTGSGPSSGAVLISRPAAGISTALRMHVASAQLTVREIVETRVLLETWAAGAVSLHDDEARAEELLDEARDLLEQMERPETGRQEFHDLDARFHVVLASLSGNAVITAMMESLRLAIRDYVSEAITSEAAWGDVVATLKAQHRGIFDAVAGGRGGEAAGLLREHIEWFHREVG is encoded by the coding sequence GTGAACAATCCAGACAAGCCAGCCAGAGCGTACGAGGCGGTGCTCGATGCCGTCGAGGTCGACCTGCGCGCGGGGCGCCTGAAGCTCGGCGACCAGCTGCCGGGCGAGCGCGCGCTCGCCGAACGCCACGGGATCTCCAGGGCCTCGGTCCGGGACGCCATCCGGATCCTCGACGTCATGGGCGTCGTGCGAACCTCGACGGGCTCGGGGCCGTCGTCGGGCGCTGTCCTCATCTCCCGGCCGGCGGCGGGCATCTCGACCGCCCTGCGCATGCACGTCGCCTCCGCGCAGCTGACGGTGCGCGAGATCGTCGAGACGCGCGTGCTCCTCGAGACCTGGGCGGCCGGCGCGGTGAGCCTGCACGATGACGAGGCGCGGGCCGAGGAGTTGCTCGACGAGGCGCGCGACCTGTTGGAGCAGATGGAGCGGCCCGAAACGGGGCGGCAGGAGTTCCACGACCTGGATGCCCGGTTCCATGTGGTGCTGGCTTCGCTCTCCGGGAACGCGGTGATCACGGCGATGATGGAGTCGTTGCGCCTGGCGATCCGCGACTACGTCTCCGAGGCGATCACCTCGGAGGCGGCCTGGGGCGACGTCGTTGCCACCCTGAAGGCGCAGCACCGCGGGATTTTCGACGCCGTCGCCGGCGGCCGCGGTGGCGAGGCGGCCGGGCTGCTGCGCGAGCACATCGAGTGGTTCCACCGCGAGGTAGGTTGA